Proteins encoded in a region of the Actinomycetota bacterium genome:
- a CDS encoding sugar transferase, with translation MRRGRFIALSVLLDAVFINAGLVLAFFVRFGGQLPAFNFNAYLSTAPLITVIYLVGGYIYGVYEPERTENPWAVVRAVLSAVTLGAALTAAVLFFGGLRFASFSRLAIVISWFIHIGLLVGWRLSFLRISAVTWPEQHVLLVGTGPLARELAGELRARGRWGYRVVGFLSDTEVEPGAPPAGSIDGLPVFGGPHEASRIVSEQRVDRVIIVSPIALRELIESLVIAEEASVRVDVVPELYEVFIGTVDSMVADIPLMEITRQTVPPWFAAAKRLLDLSFALLLLVVLSPVVLVAGFVVLMTMGRPVFFVQERVGKDMRPFKIIKFRTMVRDAERETGPVLAADSDARITPLGGLLRRYRIDELPQLLNIVRGEMSFVGPRPERGYFVEQFAAVIPGYRERFKVKPGVTGLAQVSGGYATTPERKLKYDLIYMYHQNLPMDAQIVIETLRVVLTGRGAR, from the coding sequence GTGAGGCGCGGCCGCTTCATAGCTCTCTCGGTCTTGCTGGATGCGGTGTTCATCAACGCCGGCCTCGTGCTCGCGTTCTTCGTGCGATTCGGTGGGCAACTTCCGGCATTCAACTTCAACGCCTATCTCTCGACCGCACCGCTGATCACCGTGATCTACCTGGTCGGCGGCTACATCTACGGCGTGTACGAGCCCGAGCGCACCGAGAACCCATGGGCGGTCGTTCGCGCCGTGCTCTCCGCCGTCACGCTCGGCGCGGCCTTGACTGCGGCCGTACTGTTCTTCGGCGGCCTGCGTTTCGCTTCGTTCTCGCGTCTCGCGATCGTCATCAGCTGGTTCATCCACATCGGTCTTCTCGTTGGGTGGAGACTCAGCTTCTTGCGCATCTCGGCTGTGACCTGGCCGGAGCAGCACGTGCTCCTTGTGGGCACGGGGCCGCTTGCTCGCGAGCTTGCGGGCGAGCTCCGTGCGCGAGGCAGGTGGGGCTACCGCGTGGTCGGCTTCCTGTCGGACACGGAGGTCGAACCCGGCGCTCCGCCTGCCGGGTCCATCGACGGCCTTCCGGTCTTCGGCGGCCCGCACGAAGCGTCTCGCATCGTCTCCGAGCAGCGCGTCGACAGGGTCATCATCGTGTCGCCGATCGCGCTTCGCGAGCTGATCGAGTCCCTCGTCATCGCCGAGGAGGCATCGGTTCGCGTCGATGTCGTGCCCGAGCTTTACGAGGTCTTCATCGGAACCGTTGACAGTATGGTCGCCGACATCCCGCTCATGGAAATCACCCGCCAGACGGTGCCGCCGTGGTTCGCAGCGGCCAAGCGGCTGCTCGACCTGTCCTTCGCGCTGCTCCTGCTCGTCGTCCTCAGTCCGGTCGTGCTCGTCGCCGGGTTCGTCGTGCTCATGACCATGGGGAGGCCGGTGTTCTTCGTCCAGGAGCGTGTGGGCAAGGACATGAGGCCTTTCAAGATCATCAAGTTTCGCACGATGGTTCGCGATGCCGAGCGCGAGACGGGCCCGGTGCTCGCGGCCGATTCCGATGCGCGCATCACGCCCCTTGGTGGCTTGCTACGCCGATACCGCATCGACGAGCTCCCACAGCTGCTGAACATCGTTCGCGGCGAAATGAGTTTCGTCGGCCCGCGTCCCGAGCGTGGATATTTCGTGGAACAATTCGCAGCGGTAATCCCCGGCTATCGCGAGCGGTTTAAGGTGAAGCCTGGTGTGACAGGACTCGCGCAGGTCAGTGGCGGGTACGCAACGACTCCCGAACGCAAACTGAAGTACGACCTCATCTACATGTATCATCAGAACCTGCCAATGGACGCGCAGATCGTGATTGAGACACTCAGGGTCGTTCTCACCGGGCGCGGAGCGAGATAG
- a CDS encoding O-antigen ligase family protein, protein MAKKRAAGPAAKTAAPTPAPRQQMTATERIAWYCLHAMLFAVPLGMSNWTWLGFQLPFTFDQFDIIKVALLRGFTIIALAAWIWHIAVEGGRLRRTKVDYLILALLAWIVLTTFTSIHPPTAFFGKYRRFEGLVSFVNYAAIFWLTTQFTDRASRIKSLARTFFFSGSIVSLYGIMQYVGLDPIRWGSLPFEPNRAFSTYGNPDLLGGFLVFSLVISFALAMAEEDSTWRAVFWVGTIINSIAWIVAFTRGAWIGGAVGLAIVVFAMVRQKSKLTTVDSWFVAAMAVLSSIITVRSLTAASEVMNVWKRFSSILNVRDQSAVTRFQIWQAAIDAIKERPILGYGADTFRLVFPRFKPEGYVEKAGYLSVADNVHNYPLQTMSALGIPGFLLLYGVFAVVLWLSAPIVFAKENSRDRLLMVGFWAAAVGYLVQLFFGIAVTGSGFLLWVSMAIVLSPLAKTIQVKAPSWGIAAAATTVVLACALLVGNVVYVVADNHYLQARVFAQEASRVAEVRAAIALNPYNDQYRAELGVAYADLAVAYLGQVDTLSEPGQDPKALESARNTAEIYLKEAEAAFNDVIEFVPSEYDNYVFLSNLYNMAGDYFGEDYYAKAVEVAKRGTEVEPYGPAVRLQLARGLVGTGDLAGAQKELEYAVGLDSRYVEGWSLLGQVRLTLGDTAGAKEAFGQVSRLRPEDTRVSDFLQQLDSSQTTTPE, encoded by the coding sequence GTGGCCAAGAAGCGAGCGGCAGGCCCTGCGGCGAAGACTGCGGCGCCTACCCCCGCACCGCGCCAGCAGATGACGGCCACAGAACGCATCGCCTGGTACTGTCTGCATGCGATGCTCTTCGCAGTCCCGCTCGGCATGAGCAACTGGACCTGGCTCGGGTTCCAGCTCCCGTTCACGTTCGACCAGTTCGACATAATCAAAGTCGCCCTACTGCGCGGGTTCACGATCATCGCCCTGGCGGCATGGATTTGGCATATCGCCGTCGAAGGGGGACGACTCCGCCGCACCAAAGTCGACTACCTCATCCTTGCGCTGCTTGCGTGGATCGTGCTCACTACCTTCACCTCCATCCATCCGCCGACGGCCTTCTTCGGGAAGTACCGGCGCTTCGAAGGGCTCGTGTCCTTCGTCAACTACGCCGCGATCTTCTGGCTCACCACGCAATTCACCGACCGTGCGTCCCGCATCAAGTCCCTCGCGCGGACGTTCTTCTTCTCGGGTTCCATCGTGAGTCTCTACGGCATCATGCAGTACGTTGGGCTCGACCCGATCAGGTGGGGCTCGCTGCCTTTCGAACCGAACCGCGCGTTCTCCACCTACGGCAACCCCGACCTTCTTGGCGGGTTCCTCGTGTTCTCGCTCGTGATCAGCTTCGCTCTCGCTATGGCCGAGGAGGACTCGACATGGCGTGCGGTGTTTTGGGTCGGAACGATCATCAATTCGATCGCCTGGATCGTCGCGTTCACGCGGGGTGCCTGGATCGGAGGCGCAGTCGGCCTCGCGATCGTCGTGTTCGCGATGGTTCGTCAGAAGAGCAAGCTGACAACGGTCGATAGTTGGTTCGTGGCAGCGATGGCGGTGCTCAGCTCCATCATCACGGTGCGAAGCTTGACCGCGGCCTCCGAAGTCATGAACGTCTGGAAGCGCTTCTCGTCGATCCTGAACGTGAGAGATCAGAGCGCCGTGACCCGCTTCCAGATCTGGCAGGCGGCCATTGACGCCATCAAGGAACGTCCGATCCTCGGCTACGGCGCCGATACCTTCCGACTCGTCTTCCCGCGCTTCAAGCCAGAAGGCTATGTCGAGAAGGCCGGCTACCTGTCCGTGGCCGACAACGTGCACAACTACCCGCTGCAGACTATGTCCGCCCTCGGTATCCCGGGCTTCCTCCTCCTGTACGGCGTCTTCGCAGTCGTTCTGTGGCTTTCCGCCCCTATCGTGTTCGCCAAGGAGAACAGCCGGGACCGTCTTCTCATGGTGGGATTCTGGGCAGCGGCCGTGGGATACCTGGTGCAGCTGTTCTTCGGCATCGCGGTAACGGGATCGGGCTTCCTGCTGTGGGTGTCGATGGCGATCGTGCTATCTCCGCTCGCCAAGACGATCCAGGTCAAGGCGCCTTCCTGGGGGATCGCTGCCGCCGCTACCACCGTTGTTCTCGCGTGTGCGCTGCTGGTGGGCAACGTTGTCTATGTCGTCGCCGACAACCACTACCTCCAGGCGAGGGTCTTCGCGCAGGAGGCGAGTCGCGTTGCGGAGGTTCGTGCGGCGATTGCGCTCAACCCGTACAACGACCAGTACCGTGCCGAGCTTGGCGTGGCGTACGCGGATCTCGCTGTCGCGTACCTGGGCCAGGTCGACACCTTGTCGGAACCGGGGCAGGACCCGAAGGCCTTGGAGTCGGCCAGGAACACAGCCGAGATCTACCTGAAGGAAGCGGAAGCCGCCTTCAACGACGTCATTGAGTTTGTCCCGTCCGAGTACGACAACTACGTCTTTCTCTCCAATCTCTACAACATGGCCGGTGACTACTTCGGCGAGGACTACTACGCCAAGGCTGTGGAAGTAGCCAAGCGCGGCACCGAGGTCGAACCCTACGGGCCGGCGGTGCGCCTGCAACTTGCGCGCGGGCTGGTTGGAACAGGAGACTTGGCCGGCGCGCAGAAAGAACTGGAGTACGCAGTCGGTCTCGATTCGCGCTATGTGGAGGGATGGTCACTCCTTGGCCAGGTTCGGTTGACGCTGGGAGACACCGCCGGAGCCAAGGAGGCCTTCGGGCAGGTTTCCCGGCTCAGGCCGGAGGACACGAGGGTCAGCGATTTCCTGCAGCAGCTCGATTCGAGCCAGACGACCACTCCCGAGTAG
- a CDS encoding redox-sensing transcriptional repressor Rex, with translation MRARRPLPSSARQSKKEACMSQLPVPPTTVARLPLYLRCMLQAQSQRVAVINSVGIAEMAGTNAAQVRKDLSYLGEYGTRGIGYDVEELAAHLMRWLGITEHRRAAIVGFGRLGSALQSYGGFGERGFKFVAVLDTDPEKIGVEAGELTVEALDDIDAVFEREGVEVVIMTVPASSAQVVADAVVRAGVKAILNFAPVRLEVPEDVIVRQADVAAELQILSFHLNTSRLGAAD, from the coding sequence ATTCGAGCCAGACGACCACTCCCGAGTAGTGCACGCCAGTCGAAGAAGGAAGCCTGCATGAGTCAACTACCGGTACCACCTACTACTGTCGCGAGACTGCCCCTGTATCTGCGTTGCATGCTGCAGGCACAGAGCCAGCGTGTTGCTGTGATCAACTCCGTGGGCATCGCAGAGATGGCCGGCACGAATGCCGCACAGGTGCGCAAGGACCTGTCATACCTGGGTGAATACGGGACTCGCGGAATCGGCTACGACGTCGAGGAGCTGGCGGCGCACCTCATGCGCTGGCTTGGCATCACAGAGCATCGTCGTGCGGCGATCGTGGGATTCGGCCGGCTGGGCAGCGCACTGCAGAGCTACGGTGGATTCGGGGAACGCGGCTTCAAGTTCGTGGCGGTCCTCGACACCGACCCGGAGAAGATCGGTGTCGAAGCAGGTGAGCTCACGGTCGAGGCGCTCGACGACATCGACGCCGTGTTCGAAAGGGAGGGCGTCGAGGTCGTCATCATGACGGTGCCCGCGAGTTCGGCGCAGGTCGTGGCCGATGCGGTCGTTCGTGCGGGCGTGAAGGCGATCTTGAACTTCGCACCGGTTCGCCTGGAAGTGCCCGAGGACGTTATCGTGCGGCAGGCTGATGTAGCTGCCGAACTGCAGATACTCTCCTTCCACCTCAACACGTCGAGACTCGGAGCAGCTGACTAG
- a CDS encoding tetratricopeptide repeat protein produces MNSQDDSQLDPDAPDGDIAADSQAASQYDDRQLVPGWLAVLVVVLLLAVMGVGGYLVRGLVTTPRYETPEEAEISKWQEAVDEDPSDDGARLSLGFAYQQAERYDDAIAEYDRVLSSEPSDTAALYNKGMSLFVLGRDEDAEEVLWKVMEVDDTHVLAAKALGEYYAERGQYRSLVRAVRPAVQMTESAADLQYLMGLAYEKLGRADWSEARYRLALRYYPDMPEAKEGLARLGVKP; encoded by the coding sequence ATGAACTCGCAAGACGACTCGCAGCTCGATCCAGACGCTCCGGATGGCGATATCGCCGCAGACTCGCAGGCGGCAAGCCAGTACGATGATCGCCAACTCGTTCCAGGATGGCTGGCGGTTCTTGTCGTGGTCCTGCTCCTTGCTGTCATGGGTGTCGGCGGGTATCTCGTTCGTGGTCTCGTCACCACACCTCGCTACGAGACTCCCGAGGAGGCGGAGATCTCCAAGTGGCAGGAGGCGGTTGACGAAGACCCATCAGACGATGGCGCGCGACTCTCCCTCGGCTTCGCGTACCAGCAGGCCGAGCGCTACGACGACGCGATCGCGGAATACGATCGCGTGCTGTCCTCGGAGCCGTCGGACACCGCCGCGCTGTACAACAAGGGAATGTCGCTCTTCGTGCTGGGACGCGACGAGGATGCCGAGGAAGTGCTTTGGAAGGTCATGGAGGTGGACGATACTCATGTGCTCGCCGCCAAAGCGCTTGGCGAGTACTACGCGGAGCGGGGGCAGTATCGCTCTCTCGTCAGGGCGGTTCGACCTGCGGTTCAGATGACCGAGTCGGCCGCGGATCTCCAGTACCTCATGGGGCTAGCGTACGAGAAGCTCGGCCGCGCTGACTGGTCCGAGGCGCGCTACCGCCTCGCCTTGCGCTACTATCCCGACATGCCCGAGGCCAAGGAAGGTCTCGCTCGCCTTGGAGTGAAACCGTGA
- a CDS encoding cytochrome c3 family protein, producing the protein MKLRVWLRVCMVALTALCAASPVFAYDELTPSTGKNCPECHGLESGVASPTVAPTRTGPHGGYSTGTRKCQTCHTIHKAASGGTKLLPAATIKATCESCHDGSGGNGVYGVLVARSVTPAARHRIGATNVVPGGDAVGGGSATRTFSDKVTDPAGYLTCSDCHSPHAANTVATFTGDRWRRAGDNPTSVLTNRLLKKRPTSAPADVATYGAGWCAGCHQGRKYVSGGSVVNHPVEVETGTPGVDYFNYENVVRVTGPNTSTTETTLKTLGYNNLGYVMPLPRSAKQTGHYPICQQCHEDARSVGNDPAQKQRISTLNGFNEVFTITQADGNASTNNPRFQTFPHESANARFLIETDDSLCLNCHTPPG; encoded by the coding sequence TTGAAGCTTAGAGTCTGGCTTCGGGTCTGCATGGTCGCGCTCACGGCCCTGTGCGCGGCTTCGCCGGTGTTCGCCTATGACGAGCTGACCCCGTCCACCGGCAAGAACTGCCCTGAATGCCACGGTCTGGAGTCGGGTGTCGCGTCGCCGACGGTCGCTCCGACGCGCACCGGCCCACACGGCGGCTACTCCACCGGCACGCGCAAGTGCCAGACCTGCCATACCATTCACAAGGCCGCGAGCGGCGGTACCAAGCTGCTGCCGGCCGCCACGATCAAGGCGACCTGTGAGTCATGTCACGACGGTAGCGGAGGGAATGGCGTCTACGGCGTTCTCGTCGCGCGAAGCGTGACGCCGGCTGCCAGGCATCGGATCGGAGCTACCAACGTCGTCCCGGGAGGCGATGCAGTCGGAGGCGGCAGCGCGACCCGGACATTCTCCGACAAAGTCACCGATCCTGCGGGATACCTCACGTGCAGCGATTGTCACAGTCCGCACGCGGCGAACACCGTAGCCACGTTCACCGGCGACCGGTGGCGGCGAGCTGGCGACAATCCCACGAGCGTGCTGACGAACCGCTTGCTCAAGAAGCGGCCGACAAGCGCCCCCGCCGATGTTGCCACGTACGGCGCGGGCTGGTGCGCGGGATGCCACCAGGGCCGAAAGTACGTGTCTGGAGGCAGCGTCGTGAACCACCCGGTTGAAGTGGAGACTGGCACACCCGGTGTGGACTACTTCAACTATGAGAACGTCGTACGCGTCACGGGTCCAAACACGTCGACGACCGAGACGACGCTCAAGACACTCGGCTACAACAACCTCGGCTACGTAATGCCGTTGCCGCGCAGCGCGAAGCAGACCGGGCACTATCCCATCTGCCAGCAGTGTCACGAGGATGCCCGCAGCGTAGGCAACGATCCCGCGCAGAAGCAGCGCATCTCGACTCTGAACGGATTCAATGAGGTCTTCACCATCACGCAGGCGGACGGCAACGCGTCCACCAACAACCCGCGCTTCCAGACATTTCCCCACGAATCGGCGAACGCTCGCTTCCTGATCGAGACGGACGACAGTCTGTGTCTCAACTGCCACACACCTCCGGGCTAG
- a CDS encoding cytochrome c3 family protein — protein MKRKTWWRIAAVAVLVSVTCVAVAAAGIAGAGSAPVTIDTRKPTAPAIAGDRVVWSDYVDDSYEIFLYDGASGVTSRLTSTPENEVQPATDGKTVVWAQYGAKDADIIAYDIASRSYVTVTNASGNQLNPDVNGGFVVWEERGRSYVPQVYARSLSGGDPFKIDGLSQSAARRPRMGGDWVVYEYLPMNLSDDGDIRAYNFVTKAITTIANTDAQEILPVTDGRYVIWADGSGADRDIQGYDLLAGSAFPVRVQAGNQTYPVIDGGVAYWVHNQPGKRLHLDGYDIAGAQAFAFNDAGSSDVNAVSARGGGIAWLEPRADGQWRLRAILGPTAGATSSLASLLPVSPAWLPFRLAQLSTAGDTTAPAIVSTSVKPGATNVDANTDVTVYFSEALDASTVDAESMQLVAASMGEPVDAAVRYSARAKAVTVSPDEPLAEDSYTLSVAAGVSDRVGNAIGTPLAVSFATDSIMADTLAPTKPGNPTARVSGLTQVALTWTASVDDVGVTGYDIYRDTVSFITIGSRTPIASVGAGATSALVNIDSTVPSERTKKYTLYYVIVAKDAAGNTALSGNAVPDPHGTTAIGTNTCLGCHSVHGGGSRPSSWGALGAKGAEACYLCHGNTAAATAFGYGSSLNTQARFFDYVASPLPSGGTRHRNTYMAVTSGNQNSCDMCHTSHRKPYDTDSTKGYTRMVRYWDTGSGGRFLYYRSDGNVVDVNGVVVQAGLGKEYCASCHGASLERIENIDVGGPGAWASSSGDHLTGFDAGAHGSATVRWDPARPTADGPKISCEACHNKHASPIGGLVDYRVSNTQTSEYEQSGVCFACHVDNYVAEQESGMSVSTNAFSAWNGRNVRTEFARVSSHPYSAQTGSLTCYNCHNTHMVQKGTAGAAWQTSRVSNPANTKQNYSGTGFASFCLACHKQSSGTVLSAVTNSSTTLVPYRVVLRDMGAYSFFPGWNKTTTSVDWAGSRHAAVGAVPGCETCHDPHGSNFPRLTALTQGANVRANTNAAVSKEQNLCSSSDGCHSSTAAGSKNTGTAFAQTYKHPIATDDVHTDLEDQSNFGSEKRHSECVDCHDPHAARAGIHTAGSATAGGAVRGSFGVKPSWSGEWTVATGYTIVRNTGQATDYEAYLCFKCHSSYSGQPYSVTSNGRTYTSTDVALEFNENNESGHNVIGKSTDGSSIWPKTSGVGAADNRTWSLPTTANWLKTGWTPTSKVTCSDCHTWGGTGAAGPHGSSVKYMLDSGFPTDCETAYLDMSQASRDALICSKCHNSNYRGMNNVHARGDHAGVVDARCIGCHVKIPHGWKRPRLLGYRSDPEPYRALYLTGITDKNYTATGWNKSDCGQSGCGGHSANPAGTRWP, from the coding sequence GTGAAGCGGAAGACATGGTGGAGGATCGCAGCGGTTGCGGTCCTGGTCTCCGTCACATGTGTGGCGGTGGCAGCGGCAGGGATTGCGGGTGCTGGAAGTGCTCCGGTCACGATCGACACGCGCAAACCGACTGCTCCCGCGATAGCCGGTGACCGCGTTGTATGGTCGGACTATGTCGACGATTCCTACGAGATCTTCCTCTACGATGGTGCAAGTGGTGTCACGAGCAGGCTGACCTCCACCCCCGAGAACGAGGTCCAACCCGCGACTGACGGCAAGACCGTCGTATGGGCGCAATACGGCGCCAAGGACGCGGACATCATCGCCTACGACATCGCCTCCCGGTCGTATGTGACGGTGACCAACGCCTCCGGCAACCAGCTCAACCCCGACGTGAACGGCGGCTTCGTGGTGTGGGAGGAGCGCGGTCGCTCCTATGTGCCACAGGTCTATGCCCGCAGTCTCAGTGGCGGCGATCCGTTCAAGATCGACGGCCTGTCGCAATCGGCTGCCCGTCGCCCCCGCATGGGTGGCGACTGGGTCGTCTACGAGTACCTCCCGATGAACCTGAGCGACGACGGCGACATTCGGGCGTACAACTTCGTGACGAAGGCGATCACGACGATCGCCAACACCGACGCGCAGGAAATTCTGCCTGTCACCGACGGCCGCTACGTCATCTGGGCCGATGGCTCCGGCGCAGACCGCGACATCCAGGGCTACGACTTGCTGGCGGGATCCGCATTCCCGGTCCGCGTGCAAGCGGGCAACCAGACGTACCCGGTCATCGACGGTGGAGTCGCCTACTGGGTTCACAACCAGCCTGGCAAGCGCCTGCACCTCGACGGCTACGACATCGCGGGCGCTCAGGCGTTCGCGTTCAACGATGCCGGCTCTTCTGACGTCAACGCTGTCAGTGCGCGTGGCGGCGGTATCGCATGGCTGGAGCCTCGCGCAGACGGGCAGTGGCGCCTCCGGGCGATCCTTGGCCCGACGGCCGGTGCAACGTCCTCGCTGGCTTCGCTACTGCCGGTTTCGCCGGCGTGGCTGCCCTTCCGTCTGGCCCAGCTGTCAACGGCCGGAGATACGACCGCCCCCGCGATCGTGTCCACGTCAGTCAAACCGGGTGCGACCAATGTCGATGCAAACACGGATGTGACGGTGTACTTCTCGGAGGCGCTCGACGCCTCGACCGTCGACGCCGAATCGATGCAGCTCGTCGCAGCTTCCATGGGCGAGCCCGTCGACGCTGCGGTGCGATACTCGGCTCGCGCGAAGGCCGTCACCGTCTCACCCGACGAGCCTCTCGCCGAGGACTCGTACACCCTGTCCGTGGCCGCCGGGGTCTCTGACCGGGTCGGCAACGCCATCGGCACGCCGCTCGCAGTCTCCTTCGCAACGGACAGCATCATGGCGGACACTCTGGCGCCGACCAAGCCCGGCAACCCGACGGCACGCGTGTCCGGTCTCACCCAGGTCGCGCTGACCTGGACGGCATCTGTCGACGATGTCGGCGTGACCGGATACGACATCTACCGGGACACCGTGTCGTTCATCACAATCGGCTCCCGCACGCCGATCGCAAGCGTTGGTGCGGGCGCGACCTCCGCGCTCGTCAACATCGACAGCACAGTGCCGAGCGAGCGCACCAAGAAGTACACCCTGTACTACGTCATCGTGGCCAAGGACGCCGCAGGCAACACCGCGTTGTCCGGCAACGCCGTGCCCGACCCGCATGGGACGACCGCGATCGGCACGAACACGTGTCTCGGTTGCCACTCTGTTCACGGCGGTGGGAGTCGTCCGTCGAGCTGGGGTGCCCTTGGTGCCAAGGGTGCCGAGGCGTGCTACCTGTGTCACGGCAACACCGCGGCGGCCACTGCGTTCGGCTATGGGTCGAGCCTCAACACGCAGGCGCGGTTCTTCGACTACGTGGCGAGCCCGCTTCCCAGCGGGGGCACCCGTCACCGGAACACCTACATGGCGGTTACGTCGGGAAACCAGAACTCGTGCGACATGTGTCACACGTCGCATCGCAAGCCGTACGACACCGATTCCACGAAGGGCTACACCCGGATGGTGCGCTACTGGGACACCGGTTCGGGTGGGCGCTTCCTGTACTACCGCAGCGACGGCAACGTCGTGGATGTGAACGGCGTCGTTGTGCAAGCAGGGCTCGGCAAGGAATACTGCGCGTCGTGCCACGGCGCAAGCCTCGAGCGCATCGAGAACATCGACGTCGGCGGCCCGGGCGCATGGGCGAGCAGCTCCGGTGACCATCTGACCGGTTTCGACGCGGGAGCCCACGGTTCGGCGACTGTGAGGTGGGACCCGGCTCGACCGACTGCAGACGGCCCCAAGATCTCGTGCGAAGCGTGCCACAACAAGCATGCGTCGCCCATTGGCGGCCTCGTGGACTACCGGGTCTCCAACACGCAGACATCTGAGTACGAGCAGTCGGGCGTGTGCTTCGCGTGCCATGTCGACAATTACGTTGCCGAGCAGGAGAGCGGCATGAGCGTGAGCACGAACGCCTTCTCTGCATGGAACGGCCGCAACGTGCGGACCGAGTTCGCTCGCGTTTCCAGTCACCCCTACTCCGCCCAGACGGGCTCGCTCACATGCTACAATTGCCACAACACGCACATGGTCCAGAAGGGCACCGCCGGGGCGGCATGGCAGACGAGCCGGGTAAGCAACCCGGCCAACACAAAGCAAAACTACTCTGGGACTGGATTCGCAAGCTTCTGTCTGGCGTGCCACAAGCAGTCGAGCGGGACCGTGCTGTCTGCGGTTACTAACTCCTCGACTACGCTGGTGCCATACAGGGTCGTTCTCCGGGACATGGGTGCGTACTCGTTCTTCCCCGGCTGGAACAAGACCACGACCAGCGTCGACTGGGCTGGCTCGCGTCATGCGGCAGTCGGTGCCGTGCCCGGTTGCGAGACGTGTCATGATCCGCATGGGTCGAACTTCCCGCGTCTTACCGCACTCACGCAGGGCGCCAACGTCCGCGCGAACACGAACGCCGCGGTCTCGAAGGAACAGAACCTCTGTTCGAGCTCGGACGGTTGCCACAGCAGTACCGCGGCTGGCAGCAAGAACACAGGCACTGCGTTTGCCCAGACCTACAAGCATCCGATCGCCACCGACGACGTCCACACCGACCTCGAAGACCAGTCGAACTTCGGTTCGGAGAAGCGGCACTCCGAGTGCGTGGACTGTCACGACCCGCACGCCGCGCGCGCCGGGATCCACACCGCCGGCAGCGCGACGGCGGGCGGCGCCGTTCGCGGGTCTTTCGGCGTGAAGCCGAGCTGGAGCGGCGAGTGGACGGTCGCCACCGGCTACACCATTGTTCGCAACACGGGGCAGGCGACCGATTACGAGGCATATCTTTGCTTCAAGTGTCACTCGAGCTACTCCGGCCAGCCGTACAGCGTCACGAGTAACGGGCGCACGTACACCTCGACCGACGTCGCCCTCGAGTTCAACGAGAACAACGAGTCCGGCCACAACGTCATCGGCAAGTCGACCGACGGCAGCTCCATCTGGCCAAAGACGAGCGGCGTCGGCGCGGCGGACAACCGCACGTGGTCGTTGCCGACGACAGCGAACTGGCTCAAGACCGGGTGGACCCCGACATCGAAGGTCACCTGCTCTGACTGCCACACGTGGGGCGGGACGGGCGCGGCCGGTCCGCACGGTTCGAGCGTGAAGTACATGCTCGACTCGGGATTCCCGACCGACTGCGAGACCGCGTACCTGGACATGAGTCAAGCCAGTCGAGACGCCCTCATCTGCTCCAAGTGCCACAACAGCAACTACCGCGGCATGAACAACGTGCATGCGCGCGGTGACCACGCCGGGGTGGTCGACGCGCGCTGCATCGGCTGCCACGTCAAGATCCCGCACGGGTGGAAGCGTCCAAGACTCCTCGGATACCGGAGCGATCCCGAGCCCTACCGGGCGCTGTATCTGACCGGTATCACCGACAAGAACTACACGGCAACTGGCTGGAACAAGAGCGACTGCGGGCAGAGCGGGTGCGGCGGGCACAGCGCGAACCCGGCGGGCACCAGGTGGCCGTAG